The Euphorbia lathyris chromosome 8, ddEupLath1.1, whole genome shotgun sequence genome has a window encoding:
- the LOC136202449 gene encoding protein KAKU4 isoform X1 has protein sequence MVSQKAADLRSGGKILRARRTAAPRTPYDRPSHLLPNSSPQNPNWLSKLIISPTRMIATGAGKLFSTFLSESSSSSSSSDDDFTSEDDSGDAYVDDDTGVSTQDANKLEKFDSSGKDPQAIEWKSETKRAIERLLMQETFSREECDRLTYIIKSRVVDPHVSGGIDGRLSNICTRAFGSDVDMPDLRGTAVTEAKKWVEQKKLGSNSKPQLEYGTCSLNTAVSLHGVEGEIGSPVDLAKSYMRERPPWASPSHIQLTSPPLMGTQLFKEDTPYLHSSNSVSASKLITDFPSAGTWNITEEIRKVRSKATEDMLRRRPLLITEFSTLASDNKRSPISLVADKAESVPQIPQDRLLNQASPPDPAASISQQSQDLIAIRITEGVEALPGSSEGGLSYRERLQPSEDMKAESQNGNTAGADGPKDAGGAVGEDTQDRSQEINFSTLVEVTVVDGAVAANGFSSLGSSLHAEQEGEEKSKLSSEHNKHVSEHDNKNTTVPVDETHELLNESDMEFPIVNDDNNNNNSVEATVSQTSSSMQHEEVSQDEEILPLNLKRKAGKNNDNNNDDAVAMEKQQRGGGGRRRYARKGKGQIK, from the exons ATGGTGTCTCAAAAAGCCGCCGATCTCCGATCCGGCGGAAAAATACTCCGTGCCAGGCGAACCGCAGCTCCGAGGACTCCCTACGACCGGCCTTCTCATTTGCTGCCCAATTCCTCTCCTCAAAACCCTAATTGGTTGTCTAAACTCATTATATCTCCTACTCGTATGATTGCTACCGGCGCTGGTAAACTTTTTTCTACCTTCCTCTCCgaatcttcttcctcctcttcttcttcggaTGACGATTTCACTTCAG AGGATGATTCAGGTGATGCCTATGTCGATGATGATACTGGTGTTTCTACTCAAGATGCTAACAAATTGGAGAAG TTTGACTCCTCGGGAAAAGATCCCCAAGCTATAGAGTGGAAGAGTGAGACGAAGCGTGCAATTGAACGTCTTCTTATGCAGGAAACCTTCTCAAG GGAAGAATGCGATAGACTAACTTATATCATCAAGTCGAGAGTTGTAGATCCACATGTCAGTGGAGGCATAGATGGGAGACTAAGTAATATATGCACCAGGGCTTTTGGCAGTG ATGTTGATATGCCTGATCTCCGGGGTACAGCTGTCACGGAGGCTAAAAAATGGGTCGAACAAAAGAAACTTGGCTCAAATTCAAAACCACAATTGGAATATGGAACCTGCTCCTTGAACACTGCTGTTTCTCTGCAT GGTGTAGAAGGAGAAATTGGGTCCCCTGTAGATTTGGCTAAATCATACATGAGAGAGAGGCCCCCTTGGGCATCACCATCCCACATTCAGTTGACATCTCCACCGCTCATGGGAACTCAGCTTTTTAAGGAAGATACACCTTATTTACATAGCAGCAACTCTGTTTCCGCGTCCaag CTGATTACGGATTTCCCGTCTGCCGGTACTTGGAATATCACAGAGGAAATACGAAAAGTGAGATCTAAGGCGACTGAGGATATGTTAAGGCGACGACCATTGTTGATAACTGAGTTTTCTACGTTAGCTTCAGATAATAAAAGGAGCCCTATATCATTAGTCGCTGATAAAGCAGAATCtg TTCCGCAGATACCACAGGATAGATTGCTGAATCAAGCTTCTCCACCTGATCCAGCCGCTTCAATTTCACAACAAAGTCAG GATCTCATAGCTATCCGAATTACCGAGGGAGTTGAAG CCTTGCCGGGTAGCTCAGAAGGGGGTTTAAGCTACAGAGAAAGACTTCAGCCTTCTGAAGATATGAAGGCTGAATCACAGAA TGGTAATACTGCTGGTGCTGATGGCCCCAAGGATGCTGGTGGTGCTGTGGGAGAAGATACTCAAG ATAGATCACAAGAAATAAATTTTTCTACGTTGGTAGAAGTTACTGTAGTGGATGGAGCAGTTGCTGCTAACGGTTTCTCTTCTCTGGGATCAAG TTTGCACGCAGAACAGGAAGGAGAAGAGAAATCTAAGCTATCGAGCGAGCATAACAAACATGTCTCGGAACACGACAACAAGAACACAACTGTTCCTGTTGATGAAACCCACGAGCTCTTAAATGAATCCGACATGGAGTTTCCAATTGTAAACGacgacaacaacaacaacaacagcgTGGAAGCCACGGTTTCTCAAACCAGTTCTAGTATGCAACATGAAGAAGTATCACAGGATGAGGAGATATTACCTCTGAATTTGAAACGCAAGGCGGGGAAGAACAACGACAACAACAACGATGATGCGGTGGCGATGGAGAAGCAACAACGAGGAGGAGGAGGGAGACGACGATATGCAAGGAAAGGAAAGGGACAGATTAAGTAA
- the LOC136202449 gene encoding protein KAKU4 isoform X2, whose product MVSQKAADLRSGGKILRARRTAAPRTPYDRPSHLLPNSSPQNPNWLSKLIISPTRMIATGAGKLFSTFLSESSSSSSSSDDDFTSEDDSGDAYVDDDTGVSTQDANKLEKFDSSGKDPQAIEWKSETKRAIERLLMQETFSREECDRLTYIIKSRVVDPHVSGGIDGRLSNICTRAFGSAVTEAKKWVEQKKLGSNSKPQLEYGTCSLNTAVSLHGVEGEIGSPVDLAKSYMRERPPWASPSHIQLTSPPLMGTQLFKEDTPYLHSSNSVSASKLITDFPSAGTWNITEEIRKVRSKATEDMLRRRPLLITEFSTLASDNKRSPISLVADKAESVPQIPQDRLLNQASPPDPAASISQQSQDLIAIRITEGVEALPGSSEGGLSYRERLQPSEDMKAESQNGNTAGADGPKDAGGAVGEDTQDRSQEINFSTLVEVTVVDGAVAANGFSSLGSSLHAEQEGEEKSKLSSEHNKHVSEHDNKNTTVPVDETHELLNESDMEFPIVNDDNNNNNSVEATVSQTSSSMQHEEVSQDEEILPLNLKRKAGKNNDNNNDDAVAMEKQQRGGGGRRRYARKGKGQIK is encoded by the exons ATGGTGTCTCAAAAAGCCGCCGATCTCCGATCCGGCGGAAAAATACTCCGTGCCAGGCGAACCGCAGCTCCGAGGACTCCCTACGACCGGCCTTCTCATTTGCTGCCCAATTCCTCTCCTCAAAACCCTAATTGGTTGTCTAAACTCATTATATCTCCTACTCGTATGATTGCTACCGGCGCTGGTAAACTTTTTTCTACCTTCCTCTCCgaatcttcttcctcctcttcttcttcggaTGACGATTTCACTTCAG AGGATGATTCAGGTGATGCCTATGTCGATGATGATACTGGTGTTTCTACTCAAGATGCTAACAAATTGGAGAAG TTTGACTCCTCGGGAAAAGATCCCCAAGCTATAGAGTGGAAGAGTGAGACGAAGCGTGCAATTGAACGTCTTCTTATGCAGGAAACCTTCTCAAG GGAAGAATGCGATAGACTAACTTATATCATCAAGTCGAGAGTTGTAGATCCACATGTCAGTGGAGGCATAGATGGGAGACTAAGTAATATATGCACCAGGGCTTTTGGCAGTG CTGTCACGGAGGCTAAAAAATGGGTCGAACAAAAGAAACTTGGCTCAAATTCAAAACCACAATTGGAATATGGAACCTGCTCCTTGAACACTGCTGTTTCTCTGCAT GGTGTAGAAGGAGAAATTGGGTCCCCTGTAGATTTGGCTAAATCATACATGAGAGAGAGGCCCCCTTGGGCATCACCATCCCACATTCAGTTGACATCTCCACCGCTCATGGGAACTCAGCTTTTTAAGGAAGATACACCTTATTTACATAGCAGCAACTCTGTTTCCGCGTCCaag CTGATTACGGATTTCCCGTCTGCCGGTACTTGGAATATCACAGAGGAAATACGAAAAGTGAGATCTAAGGCGACTGAGGATATGTTAAGGCGACGACCATTGTTGATAACTGAGTTTTCTACGTTAGCTTCAGATAATAAAAGGAGCCCTATATCATTAGTCGCTGATAAAGCAGAATCtg TTCCGCAGATACCACAGGATAGATTGCTGAATCAAGCTTCTCCACCTGATCCAGCCGCTTCAATTTCACAACAAAGTCAG GATCTCATAGCTATCCGAATTACCGAGGGAGTTGAAG CCTTGCCGGGTAGCTCAGAAGGGGGTTTAAGCTACAGAGAAAGACTTCAGCCTTCTGAAGATATGAAGGCTGAATCACAGAA TGGTAATACTGCTGGTGCTGATGGCCCCAAGGATGCTGGTGGTGCTGTGGGAGAAGATACTCAAG ATAGATCACAAGAAATAAATTTTTCTACGTTGGTAGAAGTTACTGTAGTGGATGGAGCAGTTGCTGCTAACGGTTTCTCTTCTCTGGGATCAAG TTTGCACGCAGAACAGGAAGGAGAAGAGAAATCTAAGCTATCGAGCGAGCATAACAAACATGTCTCGGAACACGACAACAAGAACACAACTGTTCCTGTTGATGAAACCCACGAGCTCTTAAATGAATCCGACATGGAGTTTCCAATTGTAAACGacgacaacaacaacaacaacagcgTGGAAGCCACGGTTTCTCAAACCAGTTCTAGTATGCAACATGAAGAAGTATCACAGGATGAGGAGATATTACCTCTGAATTTGAAACGCAAGGCGGGGAAGAACAACGACAACAACAACGATGATGCGGTGGCGATGGAGAAGCAACAACGAGGAGGAGGAGGGAGACGACGATATGCAAGGAAAGGAAAGGGACAGATTAAGTAA